In Thunnus maccoyii chromosome 3, fThuMac1.1, whole genome shotgun sequence, the following proteins share a genomic window:
- the LOC121894833 gene encoding adenosine receptor A1-like isoform X3, giving the protein MTSALSPSKALYIGMEVVIAVSSVIGNVMVVWAVRINRSLRDTTFCFIVSLALADIAVGALVIPLAITISIGLQTHFYSCLLVACTVLVLTQSSILALLAIAIDRYLRVKIPMR; this is encoded by the coding sequence ATGACTTCGGCTCTGTCTCCATCTAAAGCCCTCTATATCGGGATGGAGGTGGTGATCGCCGTGTCCTCGGTCATCGGTAACGTGATGGTGGTCTGGGCTGTGCGTATAAACCGGTCTTTGAGGGACACCACGTTTTGTTTCATCGTCTCACTGGCCTTGGCTGACATTGCGGTCGGGGCTCTTGTCATCCCCCTCGCCATAACCATCAGCATCGGACTCCAGACGCACTTCTACAGTTGCTTGCTGGTCGCCTGCACAGTGCTCGTCCTCACGCAAAGTTCCATCCTGGCGCTGCTGGCCATCGCCATCGACCGCTATCTAAGAGTCAAAATACCCATGAGGTAG
- the LOC121894833 gene encoding adenosine receptor A1-like isoform X2, with amino-acid sequence MLHQPPHRFNTMDLTASWETLSGYKRVVTPRRAGTAVLLCWLVSIVVGLTPMLGWNNLQHLRDNGSLLTDDLLVTCEFEMVISMDYMVYFNFFGWVLPPLLLMLAIYVEIFYMIHKQLNKKVTASHADPSRYFGKELKLAKSLALVLFLFAVSWLPLHILNCITLFCPACVKPEFLIYIAIILTHGNSAVNPIVYAFRIKKFRTAFRKIWKLYMLCQDPVGRLPQRGSQRGQSHERRLRQNDDDDDDV; translated from the exons ATGCTTCACCAGCCACCCCACAGATTCAACACAATGGACCTCACTGCAAGCTGGGAAACACTCTCCGG CTACAAGCGGGTGGTGACCCCTCGGCGAGCTGGCACGGCTGTGTTGCTATGTTGGCTGGTGTCCATCGTAGTGGGCCTCACGCCCATGTTGGGCTGGAATAACCTGCAGCATCTCCGTGACAATGGCTCCCTGCTCACTGATGACCTCCTGGTGACCTGTGAGTTTGAGATGGTCATCAGCATGGACTACATGGTCTACTTCAATTTTTTTGGCTGGGTGCTGCCCCCTCTGCTCCTCATGCTCGCCATCTATGTTGAGATTTTCTACATGATCCACAAGCAGCTCAATAAGAAG GTGACAGCTAGCCACGCAGACCCCAGCCGTTACTTTGGCAAGGAGCTCAAGCTAGCCAAATCCCTCGCCCTGGTTCTTTTCCTCTTCGCAGTCAGCTGGCTTCCCCTTCACATCCTCAACTGCATTACCCTCTTTTGCCCTGCCTGTGTTAAGCCAGAGTTCCTCATTTACATCGCCATCATCCTCACCCACGGCAACTCGGCTGTCAACCCCATCGTTTACGCTTTCCGCATCAAGAAATTCCGCACAGCGTTCCGGAAAATCTGGAAACTGTACATGCTTTGTCAGGATCCGGTTGGTCGGCTTCCTCAAAGAGGGAGCCAGAGAGGACAGAGTCACGAGAGGAGGCTGAGGCAGaatgatgatgacgacgatgATGTGTGA
- the LOC121894833 gene encoding adenosine receptor A1-like isoform X1 yields the protein MTSALSPSKALYIGMEVVIAVSSVIGNVMVVWAVRINRSLRDTTFCFIVSLALADIAVGALVIPLAITISIGLQTHFYSCLLVACTVLVLTQSSILALLAIAIDRYLRVKIPMSYKRVVTPRRAGTAVLLCWLVSIVVGLTPMLGWNNLQHLRDNGSLLTDDLLVTCEFEMVISMDYMVYFNFFGWVLPPLLLMLAIYVEIFYMIHKQLNKKVTASHADPSRYFGKELKLAKSLALVLFLFAVSWLPLHILNCITLFCPACVKPEFLIYIAIILTHGNSAVNPIVYAFRIKKFRTAFRKIWKLYMLCQDPVGRLPQRGSQRGQSHERRLRQNDDDDDDV from the exons ATGACTTCGGCTCTGTCTCCATCTAAAGCCCTCTATATCGGGATGGAGGTGGTGATCGCCGTGTCCTCGGTCATCGGTAACGTGATGGTGGTCTGGGCTGTGCGTATAAACCGGTCTTTGAGGGACACCACGTTTTGTTTCATCGTCTCACTGGCCTTGGCTGACATTGCGGTCGGGGCTCTTGTCATCCCCCTCGCCATAACCATCAGCATCGGACTCCAGACGCACTTCTACAGTTGCTTGCTGGTCGCCTGCACAGTGCTCGTCCTCACGCAAAGTTCCATCCTGGCGCTGCTGGCCATCGCCATCGACCGCTATCTAAGAGTCAAAATACCCATGAG CTACAAGCGGGTGGTGACCCCTCGGCGAGCTGGCACGGCTGTGTTGCTATGTTGGCTGGTGTCCATCGTAGTGGGCCTCACGCCCATGTTGGGCTGGAATAACCTGCAGCATCTCCGTGACAATGGCTCCCTGCTCACTGATGACCTCCTGGTGACCTGTGAGTTTGAGATGGTCATCAGCATGGACTACATGGTCTACTTCAATTTTTTTGGCTGGGTGCTGCCCCCTCTGCTCCTCATGCTCGCCATCTATGTTGAGATTTTCTACATGATCCACAAGCAGCTCAATAAGAAG GTGACAGCTAGCCACGCAGACCCCAGCCGTTACTTTGGCAAGGAGCTCAAGCTAGCCAAATCCCTCGCCCTGGTTCTTTTCCTCTTCGCAGTCAGCTGGCTTCCCCTTCACATCCTCAACTGCATTACCCTCTTTTGCCCTGCCTGTGTTAAGCCAGAGTTCCTCATTTACATCGCCATCATCCTCACCCACGGCAACTCGGCTGTCAACCCCATCGTTTACGCTTTCCGCATCAAGAAATTCCGCACAGCGTTCCGGAAAATCTGGAAACTGTACATGCTTTGTCAGGATCCGGTTGGTCGGCTTCCTCAAAGAGGGAGCCAGAGAGGACAGAGTCACGAGAGGAGGCTGAGGCAGaatgatgatgacgacgatgATGTGTGA